The DNA region TACAACCCGGCCATATCTCCATTCTACAAACCTGAGACCCATGACCCCACGGTCTCACCCAACTCGTTTTGCACCTCCTCATCGGTTCGTCCCGAGCGTTTGAGGACGTGAAAGGAGTGGTCGCCGCCCTCAACAATATGGAGGGGCGCGCGCTTGCCCAGGCTGCGGCATAAGGGCATGATGCAAGCGAGTTCGGCCAGCCTGTCCCGGGTCCCTTGTAAGAAGAGCATGGGAACGATCACCTCGGCTAAATGCGCACCCCGCTCGCTTGACGGTTTTCCTGCCGCGTGGAGGGGAAAGCCGTAAAAGATCAACCCTCGAACATCCGGCAGGCCGCCCTCGGCCGCAACAAGCGAGGTCAGCCGTCCCCCCATGGATTTTCCGCCGGCCAGGAGGGGCAACCCCCGGGCCGCTTTTTTTGCCGTCTCAACCGCCGAGACGATGGTTGCGCGTAATGTCGTTTGGGAGTCGGGGCTTTTCTTTCCCTTTTCCATATACGGAAACTGATAGCGAAACGTCGCAATTTTTTGGGTGGCAAGCTGCTCTGCCGCGGCCTGCATAAAGGGGTGCTGCATTCCGGCCCCGGCCCCGTGGCCCAGCACGAGCAGGGCACGGGCGGACGTGGGCCGCAGGAGGAGCGCAGAGACGGCACCGGCCCGCTCGGTCGGTGTAAAGTGAAGCGTTCGAAGCGAAGTTGCCATGCGAGCCTATGCCTTTTTCTGCCGCTCCGCTTTTTGGATTTTGGTCCAGGTGTCCCGCAGGGTCACGGTTCGGTTAAAGACCGGACGGCCTGGAGACGAGTCGGCCGTATCCACACAGAAATAGCCCTGCCGTTCAAACTGAAAGCGACGACCGGCTTCGGCCTGGGCCAGGCTCGGCTCGACTTTGCAGTCGGTCAAGATCTCAAGCGAGTGCGGGTTCAGATAGTCGGTGAACGCCTGTCCGTCTTCTGCATTATCCGGGTCGGGCTTGGTGAAAAGATGATCGTAGAGTCGGACCTCGGCGGTGACGGCCTGCCCGGCTGACACCCAGTGAATGGTAGCTTTGACCTTGCGACCGGCGGTCGGCCCGCCACTGCGTGTCTCGGGATCGTAGGTGCAGTGAATTTCCGTAATCTCTCCGGCGTCATCTTTGACGACGCTGACGCATTTGATGATATAGGCGTAGCGTAAGCGCACTTCCCGGCCGGGCGCGAGACGAAAAAATTTACGCGGCGGCTCTTCGCGAAAGTCCTCGCGTTCAATGTAGACCACTCGTGAGAAGGGGACGTGCCGCGTGCCGGCGCTGGCATCTTCCGGGTTGTTGATCGCGTCGAGAGATTCGACCTGGTCTTGGGGATAATTGTCTATGACAACCCGCAGGGGACGGAGGACCGCCATGACCCGCGGCGCGGTTCGATTCAACTCTTCGCGGATACAGTGTTCGAGCATGGCATAGTCAACCGTGCTGTTCCGTTTGGCCAGGCCGATACGTTCGCAGAAGGTTCGAATCGACTGCGGCGTGTAGCCTCGGCGACGGAGTCCGGCCAGGGTCGGCATACGCGGGTCGTCCCAGCCGCTCACATATCCGTCTGTCACCAGAGCCAGGAGCTTGCGTTTGCTCATGACCGTATAGGTCAGGTTCAAGCGGGCGAATTCGATCTGCTGGGGATGACTCGAAACGGGGAGGACGTCCAACGCCCAGTCGTACAGGGGACGATGATCCTCGAACTCCAGGGTACACAGCGAGTGGGTGATCCCTTCGAGCGCGTCACTCAGACAGTGAGTGAAGTCATACATGGGATAGATGCACCAGCTCTCTCCCGTGCGGTGGTGTGTGGCCTTCAGAATTCGGTATAGCG from Gemmatimonadota bacterium includes:
- a CDS encoding alpha/beta hydrolase, whose product is MQHPFMQAAAEQLATQKIATFRYQFPYMEKGKKSPDSQTTLRATIVSAVETAKKAARGLPLLAGGKSMGGRLTSLVAAEGGLPDVRGLIFYGFPLHAAGKPSSERGAHLAEVIVPMLFLQGTRDRLAELACIMPLCRSLGKRAPLHIVEGGDHSFHVLKRSGRTDEEVQNELGETVGSWVSGL
- the glnS gene encoding glutamine--tRNA ligase, encoding PYRQRSVEENLDLFARMRTGEFPEGVHVLRARIDMASPNINMRDPTLYRILKATHHRTGESWCIYPMYDFTHCLSDALEGITHSLCTLEFEDHRPLYDWALDVLPVSSHPQQIEFARLNLTYTVMSKRKLLALVTDGYVSGWDDPRMPTLAGLRRRGYTPQSIRTFCERIGLAKRNSTVDYAMLEHCIREELNRTAPRVMAVLRPLRVVIDNYPQDQVESLDAINNPEDASAGTRHVPFSRVVYIEREDFREEPPRKFFRLAPGREVRLRYAYIIKCVSVVKDDAGEITEIHCTYDPETRSGGPTAGRKVKATIHWVSAGQAVTAEVRLYDHLFTKPDPDNAEDGQAFTDYLNPHSLEILTDCKVEPSLAQAEAGRRFQFERQGYFCVDTADSSPGRPVFNRTVTLRDTWTKIQKAERQKKA